A genomic region of Octopus sinensis linkage group LG2, ASM634580v1, whole genome shotgun sequence contains the following coding sequences:
- the LOC115226519 gene encoding glycogen phosphorylase, brain form-like, with translation MPLQQQITLCGMTGLADEMSTENIKKSFNRHLHFTCMKDRNVATRRDYYVALAHSVKDQLVGRWIRTQQFNYDTDPKRVYYLSMEFYMGKFLENAMLCLGNMYSNEEALRQMNLKLSNLIEIEEEAGLGNGGLGRLAACYMDSMATVGVTGYGYGIRYNYGIFTQKINNGWQCESADEWLEYGNPWEKSRPEHRIPVRFGGRVEVIEGRFQWLDTHNVIATPYDYPIPGYKNNRVNTLRLWSARCTKEFQLQFFNNGDYIRAVMERNLAENISSVLYPNDTFFEGQELRLKQEYFLVAATLQDIIRRFKADKYGRKRRGRDMFYQLPEKVAIQLNDTHPGFAIPELMRILVDDECMDWDDAWDISCNVFAYTNHTLMPEALERWPVTLLETLLPRHLQLIYHINHLHLEKVARIWPNDDDRIKRLSIFEEEPYKKVNMAYLCIVGSHAVNGVAALHSNLLKQELFKDFYEMMPHKFQNVTNGISPRRWILQSNPCLSDLISGRIGDAWITELCHLRDLRKFEHDGHILRDLMEVKMEHKKRMAEYIKEKYLININIASLFDVHVKRIHEYKRQLLNCLHIVTKYCRIKYEKKFVVPRTVIIGGKAAPGYRMAKLIIKLINNMAKIINNDVDIGNKLKIVYLENYCVSLAEKIIPATDLSEQISTAGTEASGTGNMKFMANGALTIGTMDGANVEIAEEVGKTNMFIFGLCVEEVKNLRSSGYTASRHYHRNDELRRAMDMIKDGYFSPDNPSLFIEIFDSLYHCDHYLLLEDYEDYIRAQDDVENLYNNTKEWLRKSLLNIACCGKFSSDRAIKEYAAHIWSADLLQTKFY, from the coding sequence atgcctttGCAACAGCAAATTACACTGTGTGGAATGACAGGACTGGCAGACGAGATGAGtacagaaaacattaaaaaatccttCAATCGACATCTTCACTTCACATGTATGAAAGATAGAAATGTAGCCACCAGAAGAGATTATTATGTAGCATTAGCCCATTCTGTTAAAGATCAACTTGTCGGACGTTGGATCAGAACTCAGCAATTTAATTATGATACTGATCCAAAAAGGGTTTATTATCTTTCTATGGAATTTTATATGGGAAAATTTTTAGAGAACGCCATGTTATGTCTTGGAAATATGTATTCTAATGAAGAAGCTTTGAGACAAATGAATCTGAAGTTGAGCAATCTCATAGAAATTGAAGAGGAGGCAGGATTAGGAAATGGTGGTCTTGGTCGATTAGCCGCTTGTTATATGGATTCTATGGCTACAGTTGGCGTAACAGGATATGGATACGGAATTCGTTATAATTATGGAATATTTACACAAAAAATTAACAATGGATGGCAATGTGAATCGGCAGATGAATGGTTAGAATACGGGAACCCATGGGAAAAATCCCGACCCGAACATCGAATTCCCGTTCGTTTTGGGGGAAGAGTGGAAGTTATAGAAGGTCGCTTTCAGTGGCTGGACACACACAATGTTATTGCAACACCTTATGATTATCCAATTCCTGGCTACAAGAACAACAGAGTAAATACTCTGCGATTGTGGTCAGCTAGATGTACCAAAGAATTTCAGCTGCAATTTTTCAATAACGGAGATTACATCAGAGCAGTTATGGAAAGAAACTTAGCTGAAAATATTTCTAGTGTTCTTTATCCAAATGACACTTTCTTCGAAGGACAAGAATTGCGTCTCAAACAAGAGTATTTTCTAGTAGCAGCAACTTTACAAGATATTATAAGAAGAttcaaagctgataaatatggaaggaaaagaaGGGGAAGAGACATGTTTTATCAACTACCAGAAAAAGTAGCAATACAGTTGAATGATACCCATCCTGGATTCGCAATACCAGAACTTATGAGAATACTTGTTGATGATGAATGCATGGACTGGGATGACGCATGGGATATTAGTTGCAATGTTTTTGCTTATACAAACCACACATTGATGCCAGAAGCTCTTGAACGGTGGCCAGTTACATTATTGGAAACATTACTTCCGAGACATCTGCAGCTTATTTACCATATCAATCATTTACATTTAGAAAAAGTTGCAAGAATTTGGCCGAATGATGATGATCGAATAAAGAGATTGTCCATATTTGAAGAAGAGCCTTACAAAAAAGTAAATATGGCTTATTTGTGTATAGTCGGTTCGCATGCAGTTAATGGCGTAGCCGCATTACACTCAAATTTACTAAAACAAGAACTATTTAAAGACTTCTACGAGATGATGCCACacaaatttcaaaatgtaaccaatgGAATATCACCAAGGCGGTGGATACTTCAGAGTAATCCATGTCTTTCAGATTTGATTTCGGGAAGAATTGGAGATGCGTGGATAACAGAGTTATGCCATTTAAGAGACCTTAGAAAATTTGAGCATGATGGCCATATTTTAAGGGATTTAATGGAAGTCAAAATGGAACACAAAAAAAGAATGGCagaatacataaaagagaaataCCTTATTAATATAAACATAGCATCGTTATTTGATGTCCATGTAAAACGTATACACGAATATAAACGCCAGCTACTGAACTGTCTTCATATAGTTACAAAATACTGTCGTATCAAATACGAAAAGAAATTTGTTGTTCCTCGTACCGTCATAATTGGTGGTAAAGCCGCTCCCGGCTACAGGATGGCTAAACTTATTATAAAGCTTATCAATAATATGGCAAAGATTATCAACAATGACGTTGATATAGGAAACAAACTTAAAATAgtttatttagaaaattattgTGTGTCCTTGGCTGAGAAAATTATACCTGCAACAGATCTTAGTGAACAGATTTCAACAGCTGGAACAGAAGCTTCTGGTACAGGAAACATGAAATTTATGGCCAATGGAGCATTAACAATAGGTACAATGGATGGTGCCAAtgtagaaatagctgaagaagtTGGAAAAACAAATATGTTTATTTTCGGTCTTTGCGTTGAAGAGGTTAAGAATTTGAGATCATCCGGCTATACAGCATCACGCCATTATCATCGTAATGATGAGTTAAGAAGGGCAATGGACATGATTAAAGATGGCTACTTCAGTCCTGACAATCCCTCTCTATTTATAGAAATCTTTGATAGTTTGTACCACTGTGATCATTATTTGCTTCTTGAAGATTATGAAGATTACATTAGAGCTCAAGATGATGTAGAAAATCTTTATAATAATACTAAAGAATGGCTAAGAAAATCCCTGTTGAACATAGCTTGTTGTGGAAAATTCTCAAGTGATCGAGCTATCAAAGAATATGCAGCTCACATATGGAGTGCTGACTTActtcaaacaaaattttattga